GCCTTTTATTAAGTGTTCATGTGCTTTTTTCTTAAAGGTTGGCGTATATATAACAACTTGGGCAAAGCTTTCAGCACATATGATCGAGACAACGACGACTGTGATGCTTTTAACTGCGCGAACCGTCACAGAAGTGGTTGGTGGCACTCGGATCATTGGTGCGCAActtgtgataataataatggttATTGTGACCAATTTCATGTCAGCGGAAGCTGTCACTCCGTTTGTACCAGTGACAATCTTAATGGAGACTACTACGGTGTCGGTGGAGAAAATGTATTTTCCAACCACAATGCTTACTGTAGCTTAAATTTCACTGAGATGAAAATTCGGCCATCCTAGTGAACATAATGAATTTCATGTTTAGCTTGTTTTACAATCTAATTTACTGCTTGAACCAACTACCAAAAGGAAAATGTTATCATTAACTGAATCTGCTATATGTGTTGATTTACTTCTTGTTGTTCTGCTGTCAAAAGCCACAGCAGTACAAACaaatgttcagaaaaaaaaaacgcttaAAATATATTGGATTGTTTTATGTGCGTGTATTAACCTAGCGTCTGAACGACAACATTTTAGCTCGAGATGGAATCATAtgtattggtatatatatatatatgcaatgtagTTTGGTATGAATTGCTGGGaattaaatattgaattaaaattgttgctgccattgttttataaaacatatttcCCGTTGTttcatataacaataattatcaTTAATGACTTATTAAAATAATGTGACATTCACGCTGACTTCGAACATGCGAGCTATGAACCGTTTACTATTGCCAACAAATATTTCTTCCTGCacattaaattaatgttttgtgttttaaatgGGTAAGTTTGAAGCTGTTTGTTGTCCGTGCAtacttttttcttctgttcttgATGAAGTGTTGGTTGATTACTTGTAATACATTACGTTTGCACACATATTACGGAATCTTGCATTTAACAGTAGATTATGATACGACAATACTGCGACCAGTACAAGGTGATATACAGCTATAAACAGTATGTTTAAATCCTTACTTTTATTACATTAGCACATCTAGTGAACTATTGATATTGATACTTTAGGATTTGAATTGCTTGAGTTATTTCTTACAGCAAAATAAATGTAATTgtaaattttttattaatttactaGTTTAGTTGCTTGAATACTTTTATTGAGGTCTTTTTATTGCTGAAAAACTTGGGTATATACTTTCGAAAAAGTTTACATTAAggttaggtttttttttaaattaatattactATTTATCAACGAGAAAACATATTATCAATTTCATTATTATGTGACAAACCGAAACGTTTTCGGTGGCTAAGAATGTAATTGAGGAGTAATGAGCTGGATAATCTGATGCCTTCTCTGCCCTATTTTATGTAACGAAAAGACTCGCTGATATTTCTATTGATTCACACATCAGTCTTGCATATCAGCATCCTTTTAAGCTCCTTTCATTGTACTAATCGATCAAGTTgactgtattttacatgtaaATCACGATAAAAACAGCATAATGTATAGAGTTTCGACATGTTTTATCATATTGCAGGTATTTTTCAACAGTTGGAGGACCAACTATATTGTAGCTGTTCTTATAGTTACAGTATCCCTCTAAACGAATGCCTTATGCGATGATCAAACACATTTCGCTGAGACGTCATCACTAGTTGCATTAATGAGGTTtaagctagatatgttaaataTTATGCAATGATCACATCATGtgaaatatatatggaaaagaGTTGTTTGAAATCAAATGATTGAAACGGGATAATTTCTACTGGTTATTTGGattgaaaatgtttaaagttATAGCCGATATGATTTCCCTCTATTTCCCTCTGTTGTTCTCCtttgttcttttttgtttgCTTGTACTTGCATTTTGGTGAAACAAAACGTCCTAGAAAATATTAAGTGAACACATAACTACACCAATGAAACTTATTATCGTGAGATTAAAACGTTATGTGAATTTGTGCAGATATTAAGTTTTCTTTCTAGGAACACCACGACAATAGATGTCCATTGTCACTTACAGATGCAGTTCAAAGTACGCCATTATTTTCCATTAAGTCTGCATTTTCATGTCTGTCGTTTTGTAGCTACATGCgtatcaaaatttaaatatctaGTTTACGCAGTCCATTTTGTTATGGATGATAGTTTGTTACAGAATATTCCAATGAGAGAATTTGAGACTATAGATGCTaacaaaaacagttttattttaatttcaaattttaaattttgaaatcattgCTTTGGTTACAAGTGACTTGTTTTTTATGGATCTTCTATACAAGTGTTTTGAAAGGCTTTGCTTTCCGTGTAAACATTGCtgttaatttaatttgtttctaATGTGATGTGATCACAGTGTATGTTTAACTGTTAGCCAGAGTTGAGAATTTCATTAAATTGCAAATATtacaatttgtatattttcatctgACAATATACACATAATTCaacgtttatttattttacatattaatgTATTCCAAGTATTACCATTAAATATAGTCCGAATATTAACACAATTCCCTCGTAGTTCTATCACTCTTCAGTTTCTGTAAATACAAACATGTCAATGTCTTGTTTCTTTACTGACAGTTTATTGTTATCTGCATTAATCTGGCCAGCGTGGTTCACAAAAGTCATGCATGGAACGTATGCAATATTTGAGGATTGCGAATCTCTACATTAGGATAGACTTTAAGTACTTAATTATTTGCATTAGGGAATCACTGTTGAATGAGTTATTCACAGCAAAAGTGAGGACATTTTTTGAAAGAAAGCTTGCCACGGTGTATTTTGTAGGTCTTgtgcattaaactttcatactttaatgtataaaataggGTTAAAATGGTTCTGATATGTTCAAGTGAAAGATTTCTAATAAATTCCTGCGACAGGTGACAATACCGTTTTATAACATCTAAGTCATCTCAGGGATATAGCTCTTTTCCTAACTTATTGGACAGTTTTCATAGAAATACTAGCACCCAAAGTACGCTATTATTAAGATTATGATAGTCCATGCATTACGCAAAGATATTCATCTTGTAAGTATTCAAGGGTACTATCCATCAGTATATACGTCGTGAGTTGTAGCCTTAGTAATGTAAATGTAAGGTAACTTTTTTGTCATCCAAGGAGCTTTGGTCTTTTATTGTATTGCTTCCTTAAATTCTCGAAATGAAGTTACGTCTTTAATCATGTAGCTGCAAGGCACACCATTCGATTTTCCGTAGATATAGGCGTAGTTTTCATTGACTTGCGGGCGAATAATTTTACCGACACTTCTCATTGCCCTAAACTGGTGTCATAGAACAGCCATGTTCGCAAATTCCAAGTAACATCTATATTTCAAGTAAACTGTGTGTCTTTATGCTAATGAAAACGTTTAGGGCATATATTTAATTTCTTGTGGTGACAAGTGTTATGTTGAAAATTAGAGTAAGTAATAGCATTTCTGAATATCAAACTACATACTATAGGAAATGATTTGTAAAGTCCGATACATTGTAGAGCGTCTAGTAGCATAGtgacaaaataaaacaagtacTCATATTTCCACATGTGCAAGACAATGCTTTTGGACACTGCAGCACAAATGAATCAAACAGTCTCAGATTATTGCTGGGTATTCTGTaacttgtttacaaacatttaaTGTAACGCCTACGGGCTAGTGTTCAAGAAGGTTATATTCTGTACTGTAAACTATGGTTTAGTGTTATTTCATGCTGAGAGACAAATCTCCTGGAACGAAATTATATATTCATCTTCTTCTGTGAGATTTCAACTGCAAATCATACACATGATTAAAATAGTGAAAAGAATTAAACGAAAGTAGATAATAAATTTAGTTACAGTACCCATCCCAAAATGTGGTAGTATGACCACGAAGGTGTCATCCctcatatggccatgggcgtcaatcctggGGGCCGGGGGGACAcgcccccacatttcgatgggtggagGACACACTACTAAATGTCCcctacacatttggaaaaagaggtggcacttcatagctagagccaaagcctgtacatatttgttgtttagttgtagatggtgtttcaaagacggtgcccggttccctaatattggggaaatgaaatagggagcatattccgtggcagcgcatcccatgttaccttgttgttgagtgataccgaAGTTAactccacagtgagaacactgggtacacggtggttacatagtacgctccgtcCAGAATTCACCcattaccagatgcagatccacaaCCGTAgtaacttgcgtgaggactccaacgaacaacaactgatttattttgatgccttcatcactttagccaccactcacatgggaccccACAGTTCGATCGGTGGAGGACTAACTATCAAATGTctcccacacatttggaaaaagataAAGTTTGacaatacatgcgcatgtgtgaggtcctgaaaataaaattaaagtggtttgtcttgtcATCCTAGTTTtaaatttcatagaaatataTTCTTgtagacctagcaaaacatttaaactgacacagtcccATTGGAAGTGTGTCAAGGGTGGCATTACAAGGCATTGATGGTTTAACATGCTGAGgtatgacgacttttggccaaatttgcgctaagctcactaaacgaactcggatctggacTGTGCTTAATTagtaataatggcgtatgagaaagtgcaccattttgtggtatgacttccaggacggcaagtcgagaaactcacatgcagttgcggcggatagcttccttcgtcTATttgtccggggacattttgggacatcgttcctataggcctatatctgaggcccttggaccattccttgaccgacttggtacaatataatgtgcccttttcgaagtaaatttattcacaggttgttagttgtcatgggttcaaacaaatgaggggtattctatcctgaaacataggacAAAATGGGGctgcgatctggcaggtattgaaatcttaaattttcttggtacgctgcgcgccaaccgatggtggcgctcgcttagatagtacttcggccggaatactcgaatcgattacgtccccccccccttcacgtTTGCATATGGCACATCGTCGTATATCCACCATATATAAGATACAAGAGCCATCACACAATATTGAACCTTTGAGGTTCATTGAACACCCCTTTGACGTTAGTTACTACGATGTTAGTCCAATAGTCTAATTTCCTACAAGTTACAATTATTGGAGGGTGAGTTGTGGAACGATTTTAGCCGTTTTGGCGTGTGTATTATAGCCAAAAGATTCATGTTTTAATATGCCATTTGTCATTTGACCTTGACATTGTTTTCCTATGGCTTTTTGTGGTTAATCACAAGGTTTCAGCAGCTCACGTACATGCAAACACCTAACAAAGCCATCAGGTGaaattttcattacattttatcacaaattgTAATTTGACGTTATGCCCACCAAAATTTGAAGTCCGTCTGGCTTACAGTTTAAAAGAGTTAACAATAAGCTTTTTGGACCAAAGTTGGCCAAGTGTGACTGTTGATCCCATCGACAACGTGATCTTTGTAgtttaaattatatttgactTTAACGGTCTGGTATCTTATATGTGCAAAACGGTTTTTCATcacgtttttatgatatatgtAAAGTACCCCACCCACAAACACTTATGCACAGCTGTCAAAAGCAATCCTGCTTACCAAGGTAGAACTTGAAATAGTCAGGAACATAGTGGCAACATACAACAATCTCAAGTGACAACATTAATGTGACTTATCAGTTTCGGTCTGCATTTTATTCAGAACACCGTTACAGAGGGACGTGTCTTAATTTGTCATCTTAACAAAGTgactgaaagaaacagaactCACAAAAAACGTTGTTGTAACTATATGTAATGGTGATTGAACTTCTAATACCTTGATATGAATCAATTGAATTACATTAGGTGTTAGACAtgtggcaatatatatatatatatatatatatataagtctgTAAATCCTTGTAAATGTTGTCATGTACATTTCCATAGATAAGGTAAAGTAATTTGGCATGGCTTTAACTCAAACACGTCAGTTATCCGggctttttcttttcttggtcCTTCACTCTTTTATTGTCCGGTGACAGTTAACCTCACTATCAAATGTATTCAGATATTTTGTTGTTATCTCAGTCCATGTTGTCTTTTAGGAAAAATTGTCCTGCATAGAAATTTCGAGTGCTCACAATAAGGGAGACGTTTTCAGATTTTGGTAACACTTTGTTGTTAAATTATCTTTCACAGTAAAAATGTAGACACAATATTCACTTTGCTGATAACTTTATTTCTGAATCACGTCATCAGGATCGAGGTCGTATCTTCATTTCCGTGGACTGTATGTTGGTATAACCGCCAGGGAATCTATACCAATAAATGGTATAAGATCCAGTGTATGGTCTA
This window of the Apostichopus japonicus isolate 1M-3 chromosome 9, ASM3797524v1, whole genome shotgun sequence genome carries:
- the LOC139974240 gene encoding angiopoietin-related protein 7-like isoform X1, yielding MDNGGGWTVFQRHSGITSFYQNWDAYKKGFSDLNDDFWLGNEKLYYLTNQTGYTLRFDVITSGGDQKYASYTEFQIESESNKYRLNKLGTHGGTTGWRIYNNLGKAFSTYDRDNDDCDAFNCANRHRSGWWHSDHWCATCDNNNGYCDQFHVSGSCHSVCTSDNLNGDYYGVGGENVFSNHNAYCSLNFTEMKIRPS